CAATCCTGCGGCGGCGTATAGACCTGAGAAAACCATTCCCATCGCAACGCCAACTCCCCATAAGTTCCAAATAAAGAATGGAAACCCATGAAAGAAACATAGTGAAGCAGTAGCAAGTACGAGTATAATTGTTCCGATTGTTAATGAAATAAAACCTGAGAAACGATCAAATATAAGCCCGCCAATGATACTCGATACAATTCCTACGCCAGAATTAATTAATAAAACGAGTGAAGCATCCGTCGTTGTCATTCCTAATTCTTGTGTCATATAAATCATATTAAAAGGCCAAATAAACGAAAGCCCAGTATAAAGTAACACCATTCCAATAATAACAATCCATAAATCCCTCGGTAACCATTTTGCCATAACTACACTATCCCTTCATTAAAACTCACTTTTTTAGGTTATCACAACTAACTCCATCCGAAAAGGAAAATTTCATAAAAAAAGGCCACCTAGCAAATTTTGCTGGTGGCTATAGGGACTGGTAATAATTCCCTATCACGGTTACTATAAGTCTACTATGAAATTGCCTTTTTGTCTGTTAAATTATCAAAAATATTTCAACTATTTTTTCGAGTAAGCAAATTATAATTCCATTGTCTTATATAATGGTGCAATTGAAGTAGATCCACTTCCAAATAGTACCCTAATTCTCGAATAATATATCGCCCTTTAAGATCATTCAATTGTTTGCACCAAGTCTCATTTGACATGAATTTCGTGATGTCTTTTCTAACAGACTCTTTTTCGATTTTCCAAGTCGTTGTTCGAATTCTTTCAGGTATTTTTTTGATAAACCACTGAATAATATCGACATTCTTATATTTATTTAAAGAATTAGTCTCTATTTCAATCAAAATATCTACATTTAATTCGTCAATACCTTTTAACGTTTCTTCTACATATATTAATGGAATCTTCCAAGCAACGGTTTTACAGAGGGGTCGGATTTTTGTCTGTTCCCTTGTAAATCCAAAAACCATTCCTTTTCCCCACGAGGTATTTTTTTGCGCATACTGCATCACGCTACCTTCATCAATCGCGTAAACGTATTGTCCATTTTCCGGACAATCGATAATTTCCTCTTTTTCCCAGTAAACTAATTTTGTTACTTCTTGAAACATTGGATTACTAGTCAAAAAAAACATTACCTCCATAGTAAACGCTCCTCTCATTTAATTTACCTCATGCCAAATTGAATCTACTTTTATCATAATAAAAAAAAGAGAAGAAAAACGTTCCTAAAGAACACTCTTCCTTCTCCATTTGTCTATTTTGTGACAAGTTTGCTATTTTTTCATGCTTTACTCTCACCTTTTCTCATAACTCTCCAAAGAGATAGACAAGTTACACCCTGCAAAATGAAAAATAAACCTAAAATAATTCCAATTGCGATAGCTACTAACGTATTTGTGAATAGCGAAATAACGGCAATGATTAAACCAAGAATCCCCATTACAAGTAATAGTGTCCAACCAGGTAAGCCTTTGACAGAAAATGCAGTTAAGATACGCAATACTGCTGAAGCTAAAATCCAAATGGCAAAAATAATGATAAAGATACGTTCTGCCATATTAGATTGGAAAATCGCAAAAGCACCAACAACAATAGATAAAATACCATCAAGCATTATCCATTTGGAAATACTCCAATATTTTTGTTCACCGAAATAAGAAATCACCTCATTAATACCATTTAAAACTAAAATAATCCCGATGAAAATAGTTAATGCTTTTAGTGAAGTACTTGGATTAAACATTAAATAGATACCAAGACCGATCATCACTATCCCTAAAAGCAAAATAAAATATAAATAAACTTTTCTCATACTACCACTCCTTTTTAATGTTTAGTAAGTAATGATCCTGCTGCTTCATCGATGACAAACACAACATTCGGATGGTTACGTAAAATAGATGCCGGACAGCTCTCGTTTATCGGTCCTTCTAGCATTCCTTTTACAGCTTCTGCTTTGCGTTCTCCTGATGCAGTTACGAGAATTTGTTTAGCATCCATCATATCTGCCAAACCGAGAGTCAACATTTGTGATGGTGCTTCGTCTTCTTTTAAATTATTGTACATAATGGTACTTTTTATAGTAGATTCATCGCTATCTGCTAAAAATAATCGTGCATCAAATGGAGTACCTGGTTCATTTGCTCCTAGATGTCCATTTACACCTAACCCTAAAATCTGTAAATCACGCTGATTTTCTTTTAAGATTTGCTTATATCGAGCAATTTCATTCGTGAAATCAGCTAGGCTACCATCTAATAATTCCACTCTTTTGGGCATTTTGGTAATTAAATCATAGAATTTTTGATGCATATATGTGTAAACAGTAAAGGAAGCATCTCGTTTTGCGACATATTCATCTAAATTCATTAAAAATACTTTTTCGATTGGGATTTCCCCAGCATTAATTCCTTTTACTAGTCCAGCAAACATTCCATCAAAACTAGCTCCAGTTGTTGTATTGATAACCGGATTTTTCTCTGACTCAATAACTTGTTTGACAACTTCAAGAGCTGCTTGTGACATTTCATCGTACGTTTTCGTTCTGATAAGTTTCATCAAATATTCTCCTCCAATTGAACTCCCATACTCTTGCTTACCCTAACATCACTACCTTAAATCAACCCATGTTTCTGAAAGCTTGTAAATAGGCCGTCTTCATCGACAGAACTCGTTACTTCATCAGCCAAAAGTTTCAAACCCTCTTTCGCATTTCCCATAGCAATTCCGGTTTTGCAAAAAGTAAGCATTTCTGCATCATTCATACCATCACCGATACCAATTGTATCTTGTTTATCTTTGCCAATATGTTCAAGGAGTATTTCAATTGCGGTTGCTTTATGAATGTTAGGAACCATTAATTCACCGCTATCATCACCAAAGATTGGTACCGTGCAGTGCATTACTTCAAATTTTCCGCTAAATTCGTTTTTGATTTCCTCAAATGGAACTTCTTTATTTTCTAAGAAACAAGCTTTATTTACGTCAGTTCGATAAAGGTTTGTTTCCCCAAATGTTAAGCTTCCCATAAATGGATGCGGATTATTTTTTTGTTTTTCACGGGCAGTTGGATCATTTTCCACATCACCATAAATCAATTTATTTAAGTGCGATTCCAAGTTTTCACTTGCAAATAAACCGCCATTTGATTCTAAATAAAAGTCTAATTTCTTCTTATTGAAAAAATCAACCATATGTACAACATCTTCATTCGCTACTTTTTGATGGTAGATAATTTTATCATCTACTTCGACATAACCACCACCAGCTCCAATAATGCCATCAAAACCAATGGACAAAATGGATTCATATAATTCAGGTTTTGAGCGCCCTGTACATAGATAAACTTGGTGCCCGTTGTTACGTGCTTCTATTATTGCTGTTCTAGCGGAATCTGGAACTAATCCATCATCATTAACTAACGTACCATCTACATCTACAAATACTATTCTTTTCGTCATGCAATACCTCTTTTCGTATGTTAATAACTTAATTATAGCATTACTTTACAAATAAAACGTCCCCATATATAACAAAAAAACAAGAACCCTTTTTTAATGAGGATTCTTGTTTTTGTTAATCTGTTAATTAATTTTCTAGTGCCATTAATTTTTGATTATCATCCAGTGCTGATTCGTGCGCATCGTGTCGTTTTTTCAAATGACTCATTGATAGATAAAGTAGTCCAATGCATGCGATTAAGATAAGCGAAAGAACAAGCATAGACATACTGTATATATTCGGTCCCATACCTGCAGCCAGTGACTCTCTAAAGGCGTAAATGGAATATGTCATTGGTAAGAACGGATGGATTAAGTTGAAGAACCATCCTGTAAGTGGCATTGGGAATGTTCCGCCTGATCCAGCTAATTGAACAATGAGAAGAACCATTGCAATAAATCGACCTGGGTTATCAAATGTCATTGCAAGAAGCATGATTAAGAACATATACGCTAGGGCTGTAATAATTGCTGTTCCAAAGAATTCAACCATATTGTCCGGTCTAAGCCCAAGTGCTATCATGATACCGCCTTCGAGTAATGCCATTGCAACGGCTGCAACAAATCCAAGTGATAATTTACTTAACCACCATTTGTATGCTGGTTGCCCTTCCATAGATACACGTCTAATTGGCATAATAAAGTTAAATACTAGTGCACCAACATATAAAGCTAATGATAATACATATGGTGCTAAGGCGTGACCATAATTACTAACATGTGTGTATTCATCATGAGCTAATTTCGTTGGAGAGGCAATCATCTTGAAAGTTTTATCAGTTCCGTTAGTATCTTTAATTTGTGCTGCCCCATCAGAAAGTTTGGTCGTTAATTCTGTACTACCAGCTGTTAATTTTGTTAGTCCATCACCTAGCTGGAATGAACCATTAGCAAGTTTAGAAGAGCCATCTGCTATTTTAGAAGAACCATCTGCTAATTGTCCTGTACCAGCTAGTAGTTTTGGTGAGTTTGCTGCTAGTTGATTTAAACCGCTAGCTAGTGCTCCTGATCCAGCCTGCAATTGATTTACTCCACCAGCAAGTATTGGTACTTTCGCCGCTAGTTGATTAGTTCCACTTTCTAATTGATTTGCTCCTGATTGGAGAGCTGCTGAATTGGCAGATAATTTATTTCCTCCATCATTTAACTTACTTAGTCCATTTTCCATATTGGAACTACCACTTGCAAGTTGGCTTACACCAGAACTTAGGGTTGGAATTTGGTTGTTTAATGCATTTGTTCCAGCAACTAATTTTGCATTTCCCACTTGTGCTGATTTTAAGCCAGCAGTTAATTGGTTCGCACCACCGATAAGCGTTTGGTCTCCGGAACCATTAAGAGCTTGGTGAATACCATTAAATGCATCTGTAGTCCCTTGATGAACTGTCGAATAGCCCGCTGAAATTTTTGCAACTCCTGTTTGTAGTTCGGATACTTGAGTTTGAATTGCTGCTAAATCAAGTCCAGACAATCCACTTTGAAGTTTATCAACAGTTGCTACTTGAGTGGCTGATTTTTGGCTTTCTTTATCTAAATCAGCTTGAATGGAGTCAATGATTTTTTGTTTATCTTCTGCGCTAACACCATTCGTTGCATTGATTTTCGCTTTAATTGCATCAGCATCAAAGTTAGCATTCGATTTGATAAAAGTTAGACCAGACTGAAGATCTGCCAGGCTTTTTTGTAAAGCAGCTAGTTGTTTAGCTAGTGCTGCATCATCACCATTTACACTTTTATTTAGTTGATCAATTCCTTGCTGTAAATCGTTCATCCCTTGTTTTAGTTGAGTAATTTTACCTTGTTTGTCGGTTAAATTATTATCTAGTTGATTTAGCCCCGCCGTTAGTTTGTTACTACCAGCAACGAGGGTATCTAAGCCGCTTGCTAGACTTTCTTGGCCGTTATTAAGCTCTGTTACGCCGTTCGTTAGAGCAGGGATGCTACCATTCATTTTGTTAAGACCGTTTGTTAATGCACTTGAGCCAGAATAAGCTTGATTAATTCCGCCAGCAAGTGTATCTACACCAGTGGTATAAGTGGAAACGCCATTGGATAATTTCGTTGCACCATTATCTAATGCTTGGACGCCCTCTTTAAGCGGACCCACTCCAGCAGCAAGTGTAGATACTCCTGCGTTTAGTTTATCGCCACCAGCTGATGCAGTGTTTACGCCATCTGTATATGTTTTCAGACCCACTTCTAACGTATTTACCCCATCTTTAAAAGTTAATGAGCTGTCTGCAAGTGTCTTTAAATTTGTTGAAATGGTTTTATTGCCCTCTTGTGATTTTTCTAGTCCATCTTTTAATTTTCCAGATCCATCCGCTGCTTGCACAAAACCATTACCCGTTTCTTTAATTTTATCAAAAATTGCTTCTGCATAAGATTTTGTTACCTCTGCTGAAACCTCGCTCTTAAGTTGTTTTGCACCTTGCTCACTCACTACTTGACCTAAATAGTTAAGCGAACCATTTGTCTTATAGGATAATTCCATTTTTTTCGGATTTTTGTCTAAAACGGTTGCTGCATTCTTGGAAAAATCTTTTGGAATCGTGACAATCATATAATATTTGCCATCTTTTAAACCTTTTTCGGCTTCTTCTGATGAAAGGAAGTTCCAATCGAGTTCATCATTACTTTTCAGCTTAGTAACTAACTTATCGCCAACATCCATCGTTTGGCCATTGTAATCTACCGCGACGTCATTATTTACTACCGCTACTGGTAAATCTCCTGCCT
The nucleotide sequence above comes from Listeria ivanovii subsp. londoniensis. Encoded proteins:
- a CDS encoding HdeD family acid-resistance protein, which codes for MRKVYLYFILLLGIVMIGLGIYLMFNPSTSLKALTIFIGIILVLNGINEVISYFGEQKYWSISKWIMLDGILSIVVGAFAIFQSNMAERIFIIIFAIWILASAVLRILTAFSVKGLPGWTLLLVMGILGLIIAVISLFTNTLVAIAIGIILGLFFILQGVTCLSLWRVMRKGESKA
- a CDS encoding glucosamine-6-phosphate deaminase, with translation MKLIRTKTYDEMSQAALEVVKQVIESEKNPVINTTTGASFDGMFAGLVKGINAGEIPIEKVFLMNLDEYVAKRDASFTVYTYMHQKFYDLITKMPKRVELLDGSLADFTNEIARYKQILKENQRDLQILGLGVNGHLGANEPGTPFDARLFLADSDESTIKSTIMYNNLKEDEAPSQMLTLGLADMMDAKQILVTASGERKAEAVKGMLEGPINESCPASILRNHPNVVFVIDEAAGSLLTKH
- a CDS encoding Cof-type HAD-IIB family hydrolase — encoded protein: MTKRIVFVDVDGTLVNDDGLVPDSARTAIIEARNNGHQVYLCTGRSKPELYESILSIGFDGIIGAGGGYVEVDDKIIYHQKVANEDVVHMVDFFNKKKLDFYLESNGGLFASENLESHLNKLIYGDVENDPTAREKQKNNPHPFMGSLTFGETNLYRTDVNKACFLENKEVPFEEIKNEFSGKFEVMHCTVPIFGDDSGELMVPNIHKATAIEILLEHIGKDKQDTIGIGDGMNDAEMLTFCKTGIAMGNAKEGLKLLADEVTSSVDEDGLFTSFQKHGLI
- a CDS encoding YhgE/Pip domain-containing protein, with translation MDMVKNEWKKLFKNKILLLSFVVILFIPLLYASFFLKSVWDPYGKAGDLPVAVVNNDVAVDYNGQTMDVGDKLVTKLKSNDELDWNFLSSEEAEKGLKDGKYYMIVTIPKDFSKNAATVLDKNPKKMELSYKTNGSLNYLGQVVSEQGAKQLKSEVSAEVTKSYAEAIFDKIKETGNGFVQAADGSGKLKDGLEKSQEGNKTISTNLKTLADSSLTFKDGVNTLEVGLKTYTDGVNTASAGGDKLNAGVSTLAAGVGPLKEGVQALDNGATKLSNGVSTYTTGVDTLAGGINQAYSGSSALTNGLNKMNGSIPALTNGVTELNNGQESLASGLDTLVAGSNKLTAGLNQLDNNLTDKQGKITQLKQGMNDLQQGIDQLNKSVNGDDAALAKQLAALQKSLADLQSGLTFIKSNANFDADAIKAKINATNGVSAEDKQKIIDSIQADLDKESQKSATQVATVDKLQSGLSGLDLAAIQTQVSELQTGVAKISAGYSTVHQGTTDAFNGIHQALNGSGDQTLIGGANQLTAGLKSAQVGNAKLVAGTNALNNQIPTLSSGVSQLASGSSNMENGLSKLNDGGNKLSANSAALQSGANQLESGTNQLAAKVPILAGGVNQLQAGSGALASGLNQLAANSPKLLAGTGQLADGSSKIADGSSKLANGSFQLGDGLTKLTAGSTELTTKLSDGAAQIKDTNGTDKTFKMIASPTKLAHDEYTHVSNYGHALAPYVLSLALYVGALVFNFIMPIRRVSMEGQPAYKWWLSKLSLGFVAAVAMALLEGGIMIALGLRPDNMVEFFGTAIITALAYMFLIMLLAMTFDNPGRFIAMVLLIVQLAGSGGTFPMPLTGWFFNLIHPFLPMTYSIYAFRESLAAGMGPNIYSMSMLVLSLILIACIGLLYLSMSHLKKRHDAHESALDDNQKLMALEN